In Peromyscus eremicus chromosome X, PerEre_H2_v1, whole genome shotgun sequence, the sequence atggatctctgtgagttcaaggccagcctggtctacagagtgagttccaggacacctagggctacatggagaaaccttgtcttgagaagcaaacaaacaaacaaacaaaaacaaacaaatgcctgGACTCCAGGTAAAGGTgagaggagaggaccaactctacAAATTTGTCCTCTACTGTCCATATGCATTTTGTTGCatgtacatgcagacacacatacaataataattttcaaaatataaagtgtgtgcggccccccccacacacactgaaaaacagacagagaggaagctatgaatggtggcacaagcctataatcccagtatttgggagatcGAGGCAGAAAAAGGATCACTGtaaatttgagggcagcctgggtgtACAAATTGAGATTctgccacaaaacaaaacagtatgagAGCTGGGGCCGATCTGTGGCTACTGTGGTGAGGCCGTGTGTTCAATCCCCAATAATGCCCCTCCCCAAACAAGGAAAGAACATCATGAGTTTGGCGATTCCATTTGTTGTATCTATCTCAACTGTTTCCTCTCAGGGATTGGCAGTAAGAAAATAACActcatcccagcactccggaggcagaggcaggcagatctctgaatttgaggccagcctggtctacaaagagagttccgggacagccaagactacacagagaaactgtgtctcgaaaaataaaataataccgaCATAGCCAGGTGGGTGCCATAGGCTTGGAGTCCagacactcaggaagcaaaggcaaatccattggaagttcaaggccagctcagcCTACTTCGTAAGACTCTatctaaataaaaaagtaatgcTGAAAATATCTCCTGGAAAACATCAAGGAATCACAACGTCCCAGAGGCTGTGCCCACACAGCAGACAATTCTagaaggttgagagacataacaTGAATGctcaaaatggaaaaaatggTGATTGGAAGCCATATCCCTATATATCCTGTGCCAGAAGCATTCAGAGAACTCACATGGTATCCCTGAATCCTCTTAAAGTGTTCATTCCCCACTTTACAAAGGGGGAAACTGAAAGACCTATATCCCAGTAgctaggaggctgaggtgggacgACTgctttgagtctgaggccaacttgGACGATACAGCGAATCCAGgcaagcctggcctacatagcataACCAAtctcaaagaaaagagaaggaaaccgGGACCCTGAGAAAGTgtgaagagaaagagagcaaCATAGACAATTTTTTTAAACCTGACCTGGAAAAATCAAGGTATGTTCAGAGCTGGGAGGGATTAGAAAATttaagtagccgggcggtggtggcacacgcctttaatcccagcactcgggaggcagagccaggcggatctctgtgagttcgaggccagcctgggctaccaagagagttccaggaaaaggcgcaaagctacacagagaaaccctgtctcgaaaaaccaaaaaaaaaaaaaaaaaaaaaagaaaatttaagtataACTCTATGATTTTTAAGGTAGGTCCATGCTATGTAGCCTCAccggcctggaacttactatgtaatccaggctggtctcagactcaccaagatctgcctgcctctgcctcctaaatgctaggattaaaggcaggtcttaccacacctggcttctctaaatttttttagacagggtctctctgtgtagccttggctgtcctggaactgatatgtagaccaggctgccctcgaacttacagagatccgcctggctctgcctcctgagtgctggtgggattaaaggtgtgatctACCaactaaattttactttttaaaatattgatgtaTTTTACTTTacatgtgtaagtgttttgcctgcgtgtatattTGCGCACTGTTGTGGAACATTTAACTAGGCAAAGTTGTTACATTTGTTCCTGCTGCAtttgttaactatgtaaagatgtgtttcatttgcgttaattgacaggaagtagcagggaggaACTTGGTGTGGGTTCTTTTTAGTTGGGGCTGTGTGGAAGGGAGTGGCCTCCTGGAAAAGAAAGTTAGCCAGTTGCTCTGGGCTCGCAGGTTTTCACCCTGGCTTTGGAATCTCGAGCTTTATTAGACTGATAGAGATGTAGTTAGAACTACCTttagcagcagcaacagagcCACTGTCTGGGGGAAGAGAATTCCCCCTTAGCGGCTGGGCTGCTAGAAGTGTAAAGCGCAGCCCCTGTAACGAAGGTAAAACAGTAGTGCACCACATGGAttcagtgcccaaggaggccgaaagagggcactggatcctctggaactggaattgcaggtgcttgtgagctgccatgggggtgctaggaaccaaactcgggtcctctgcaagagcagcgagtgctcttaaccagtgagccatctctgcgGTCCCCTAAActtttttaagagatttattttgccaggcatagtggcacatacctttaatcccagcacttgggaggcagaggtgggtagatttctgagttcaaagccagcctggtctgcatagcaagtccCAGACCAGCCAAAGTTGCATAGGGAAATTCTgtctcacaaaactaaaaaacagatgattttttaaattatttttaattatgtatatatgtgtatctgtgtgcatgtatgggcaCAATTGTGCAGATGCCTCGATGGTCagaggcatcagataccctgtatCTCGAataacaggtagttgtgagctatccaacctgggtgctgggaactaaacttgggccctctgcaaaAGAAGTatgtactctttttaaaaaaaaaaaattatttattatgcatacagtgttctgcctgcatgtcagaagagggcaccagatctcattttagatggttgtgagccaccatgtggttgctgggaattgaactcaggaccttttgaagagcagccagtgcttttaacctctgagccatctctccagcccaaagtatgtactcttaactggtcagccatttctccagtcccagctttctgaaattttttgttttgttttgtttttgagacagggtttctctgtgtagctttggagcctttcctggaacttgctctgtagaccaggctggcctcgaactcacagagatccatctacctctgccttccaagtgctgggattaaaggcgtgcgccaccaccgcccggcagctttcTGAATTTTTATAGATTAGGAAACTGGAGCTCAAAAGGAGATAAAGGGGCCAAGCATGCTGGTAATACCTGTAtataccagcactggggaagtggaggcaggaagataatgTATTTGAacctagcctgggctatacataGCACAAcagccttgtctcaaaagtggggtggcaggcagaggcaagcacGTATTCCGCATGTGTGAAGTCCCCATGTGAGGCTCTGGTTTCGATATCCATTACCATAGAGGTATGTTCTAACCTTCCTAATGTTACAGAAAGAGCGCCCAGCTCAAGGTCTATACTTACCCAAGTGTGGTCATGGTGACAATGGTAtaccagaaggcagcagggatGCTTGTAAAGTTGGTCTTGCTGGTGCCCTTCTCGGCATAGAACATGACAGTGGCAAAGATGATGATGGCCATGGTgagggaaaagaggagaaaacCCAGCTCAGAGGCACAGCTCTTGAGCGTGTAGCCCAGAATCCGCAAGCCCTGGGAGTGTCTGGAGAACTTGAAGATTCTGAAGACCCGGAACACACGTAGGGTGACAAAGGCACCAGAGACATCATCATTCTTGGGCACAAAAAGCCCAATGTAGTAGGGCAGGATGGCCACCACATCGATGAGGCTCATCACGCTGCGCAGGAAGCGGCAACGGCTGGGAGCGGCGAAGAGCCGCAGAAGGTATTCCCCGGTGAATATAAGTACACAGGCTGTGTCCATACAGAAAAAGGCCATTGGGAAGCGGTCACCACAGGGCTGCTCTCTCGTGGGTCGCCGTGCAGGGCCACGGCATGGGATGGTCTCCACTACATTGGCGATGACCGAGACAGCTATGAAAAAGCCAGTCACATAGTAGAACACCAGTGCTGCAGTGCTCGTGTGTGGGTTTTCGAAGGCCCTCCAGAGTCGCTGTCGCAGGGAGCTGCCTGCTGGAAGGGCTGGCCCTTCCCCGGCCTGCTCAGCCTCCTCGTCTTCTGCTAGGCGCTCCGCGTTCTCCTTCTTGCGGTCCCTGTACTCTTCCAGACAGCAGTCGCCCACAAGCTCTGGTACTAAGCCATAGAAGGCCAGCTCCTCATCAAAGGCCTGGATGCACTCCTGTCTGGGGCAGTGCAGCCGGCCTGTGCGGTAGAAGTTCAGCACGTGCCGGAACATGTCTGGGTCACGATCAAAGAAGTACTCGCCTGATTCAGCATCATAGAAGAATTCCTTCTCCGAGCTGCCCAGCAATGTGTCTGGGTAGCGATCCAGCGTGTTTTTCCAGGTCTCAAAGCGCCGACCACTCACATTCACCACCAGAACCTCATCCCCTCGGGATGCCTTCACCTCCGGTGCAGGGGGCAGAGGCTGCTGGGCTAAGGGCAGCCAGCCCACTGCTGCAGCCCTTGCAAATGGTAGCCATGTGGCCACACCTGCCGCCATCCTGCAGCTCCCCAGGCCCACGGAGACTTGGGGGTGTGATGTTTAGGAGGATGTGGCTATCTCCAGGATGATGGAGGCTTAGAGAGACCCTGGGCTACCCAGACAAGGAaaccggggtgtgtgtgtgtgtgtgtgtgtgtgtgtgtgtgtgtgtgtgtgtgtgtagaaagagagagagagacctagaggaatcaggaggaggaggaactagagagacagacaggagcttggggggggggtgttctaaAGGACTAAGAAGGGGTTAAAGCGCTAAAGGTACCAAGAAGGATCCTCAGGTCTAGACTGACATGATTCTAGAGTCAACACGTTCCTGAGGGTGTCCAAAGGGACCAAGAAATAGGTGGGGAGTTGTTCACACTCCCAAGAGTTCCCACTAAAGAAGAGCCTGTAATCCCTCAGTTGAGGTGAAGAGGAGACAGATAGGGGCATTCAGAGAGTTGGAGAATGGGACCAGAGGTGTTTGAAAGACACTGAAGGGCTGTCCACACCCAGAAGACTTATGGGCAAAGATACCTGGGTTGGAGCCCCCTTGCAGATCAGGAAAGGGGACTGGAGCATCTCAAGGGTGGCGAGAGAGCCTGGAGGTTGTAAAGATGCTAAAAAGTGTCTCGGGAGTGAGCAGCACTGCCAAGAATAGCCTGGAGGATGTTGTCTACAAGCTACAGGAGTTCTGGGGAAGGTAGGAGAGGTGAGGGTCCTCCAGTGAGGActgaaaaaaaggggatagtgaAAGTGGTATATGGGACTGGCTTATTTTTTAAGAGGCTGGGAGATATCCGGCAGAGGTTACCTGGAGGGGCTTAGGAAGCCTGGTCCATAGCTGAAGAGCTCtgggtgagggaaaaaaaaggggggtctGGGGAATCCCAAAGGGTCGATACTCAACTGGACTGAAGTTGGGTATAGATCCGTGAGCACACCAGAAACTCTCGCAAAAGACTATTCAAAGAGGAAGGGGATTCCCTCAAAATAGGTTGGATAGGGGGCGGGGTATTGGAAGAAAGTTGGGTGTGTCTTCCAGGAGAAGGGGCTGCTGAACCTCGCAGGAAGATAGTAGGGGAGACCAGGAGAAGGCTGGGTCCCACCGTGGAGGGCAGGTCTGAGGAAACCACACTCCGGAGGGGCTGGCGGTGTGTGCCCAGCAACAGCAGGAGCAGCGGcgggaggagcagcagcagcagcagcagcagcagcagcagcagcagcagaggaggAGAACATCCACAGCCAGGCCTAGGAGGGAAAGGTGGCAcgggcgggggcggggtgggaGACAGGGGGAGGAGGCTGCTGGGTCCTTGGAAGGAGGCTCTGGAAGGACAAGGTCCAGTGGGACCCCTGGAGACTGTTCCAGGATGGACTAGGGCATGGGGACCGGACCAGGAAAAGACAAGGACAGAGCTATTGAtggtcccctccctctccccacggGGCTGTCCTCACCTGTGTCcctgctgcagcagcagcaacagcgtTGGGGCTGGGGGTACCAAACACCGGAGCTCCTGGCCCCCTCTGCAGAGCTGCCGGagttccctcctcctccagcgCTCTCTCCCCGCCCCTCTGGAGCTTGTCGGGAGATGAAGCTAGAGGCAGGGAGGGGCTACGTGGCTCCCAGAGCCCCCTCCCCTAGGACAGCTTGAGAGAGACCCTGGGGAGACTCCGCCTCCTTACAAAGCTGGTTGGGCCTCAGTCGCGTCATCTGGAAAATGGGGGTGGCAGGGAACTTTGCCAGTTCTCCCCACCTCCTACTTCCTGGACTCCCCCTTCTTTGTGCCCAGCTCCTACCCCCACTGCCCCCAGGGGCCCTCACCCCCACCCGTCTGAATCAGCAGCACTTAGCAGAACCAATCGATGGGGAGGCGTCTGTTAATGGCCCCAGAGCGGAGTGCCACAGGGAATGATGCAGTGCTGtgtcccctccctgccccccctcTGTGGAAGGgcggggagaggtgggggagggggattgGTGGGGATGTTTTCTCTAGATGACCAGGCTCCAGATCCACTCTGGGGGGCGGAGGGCATAGGTCAGAGCCCAACTTCTAAACCAGACTTGGATTGTGGGGCTCCAGTACAGCTTCCAGTTTGGGGATGCAAGCTGCAGAGCAAAGGTAATGCAGATGGGGATAATCCAGGTACCACCCCCTACCCGTAGGCCCCTTGCCAAAGGAGCAGGCTTCCCATCTGTCTGTATCCAATGCCCTCAAATCACCTTTCTCTCCATGGTGGGCTCTGCTTCAGAACGCAGAGTACTGAATGCCCCTGGGTTAAGTCTGTGAGTTCTAACCCCAGCTTTGCCAGACTTGATCAGGGGACTTGTTTCCTCAGTTGTCAGAATTATTCCAACTTGAAAGTGTCCTTTTAGGCGTTAACTGAAGTAAAGTGAATGGGGTTGGCACAGGTAAGGCCTGGCTGGCTGCCTAGTCTTAAGTAACTAAAGCTGTGTGACGAGGGTGCAGTCAGGTGAACTGCCTAACCTTTCAATCCATTTACCCATCCACGCTCTTCCCTTGCTTGCTTTGCACACTCCGGATTTGTCCATTCttacacccatccatccactgaCCCATATAACCAATGATTCTACCTATTCTTCTCCACACCCATCTATCCATTTACTCCCCTACCCACTCATCTTCTAGGTAACCTTTTACCAACCTATTCCATTCATCTCTCCACTCTATAGCTTCACCTAGCATGGATGCATCCAACTTACCCTTCCCCTTCATTCACTTAGCCATCCATAATTCCACTCTAGCCATGTCAGTTTACTCCCAACCTATCCATAAATCCACCAATCTACCCATAGAGTTAATTCTTCCACTTAGCCATTTGTCCACCCCTCTAGACATCCATCTGTCCATTTGTATCTCCATTTACCCATACCCCAGCCACTTACTGATTCATCTACTCATTTATTCATCCAGCCATGCATCCATCTACCTATGCATTTATTCCAGCCATACAAGCACTTATGTATCCCTCAGCCCATCTAACCACTTATCCATCCTCCCATCTGTTCATTCATCTACACCCTCAATTTTATACAtatccacccacacacatatctGCAGATATTTCTGCTCTACTCCCTTGGAGAGGTCTGTCAGAAAGCAGGTGAGGGGAGagtagaagaagaaaagctgTAGCTAGAGGTCACCTTCCCCATTCCAGTGCAATGATCACCCCACTCCCAGCACATCCCTCTTGATTGAAAAGAATGAGACCAGACAGTCAGTGGGTGGGCCCGTCTGGCCAGATGGTATTTTGGCTGCAtagcctttacacacacacacactcacacacatacacacattgctAGAACATTGAGCATGGACTGCACCCCCACCCAAAATCCCCAGTCCCAAATGCAGAGTAGCCAGGCTTCcagacataaattaaaaaataaaataaaacgaagAGTTGGTCTCTGGGAGGGAGAGCTCATGCAGAGTTGAAGGCAGATATCCCTAGGAGCTAGGGTCAAGAAGAACAAAATCCCTGTCCTTCCCTCAGGATCCTTCCTCCCCAAGGGCCTCTGCCATATGACTGGGGTCATCGACACCAGTCATCGACAGGCCTCCAGCCCCTTTAATGTCCGTCTCCCAAACGATTAGATTTGGTGCCAGCCTCCTTATTTTCCCACCACAGCCCAGGGGAGTGAGTGGCATTCCGGAGGGGGTGGAAGTAGGTGCAGCCTGCGGGTCTTTAGTTGGCTTCTCCAGGTTCTAGGTCTGGGTCAGGGGACCCCACACATTCCTTGCTGAGCCGTACAATTTCCTGGGATAGCACTTCCATGTCCTAAAAAACAAATGAGCCATCAGGAaccagaaggggagggaaggggtagCTCTGTTAGCAAACATGAGGTGTTATCTGTAGTAAGATGGACTGATGGGTTAACCAGTGCCCAGTGCTCTCTGGCCTTGGATGGGAAGATCCACCACCTTCTCTTCCAACAAATGTGAGCTGGCTTCTCCAAGGCAGGACCTGCATATGACTCTCTTAGTGATGAAGGAGTATTTGGGTCGGGGTGGGGGAATTGATGTGTGGGTGGACCCATCAGAGATCTATGGCAGACAAATAGGTTCACAAATGAACTTTGTAGAGGACAAAAAGAGGTAGGTAGGCAGGCAAGTGACAAGTAGGTGGGTAAAAGGGTGACTGATGAGtagataaaagaataataaaagataaTGCATCAtcaggcacaggcctttaatcccagcgcttgggaggcagaggcaggcagatctctgtgagttcaaggccagcctggtctacagagcgagttccaggacagccagactgttacacagagaaaccctgtctcgaaaaacaaaacaacaagtaCAAAAAAGAATGATGCATTAAGAAACGGATGGGAGACTTGGAGATGATGGTTTAACAGCGAACCAATAAGGTAGGTAGACGGTAAATGGTGAGTACATACATGAGTGGATGAGGGGGTAGAAGGACAGATGGACAAGTGGTAGGCTAAACTGGTAAGTTGATTGGAGGGCACAAGAGGGAACCACCAAAGGGTGGTAGATGACTGGAAGGTGGTAGTTGGGAGGACACAGTCAGGgactgggtgggtagggaggcaGGTGGTTGGAGGGACAGGTGGGCAGGCTGGTAGTCCACACTCGCCTTGTGCAAGTGCATATTCTTGGTGAGTTGCTCCTCCAACATGTTCTGCAGCTTCTTGTTCATTTCCCGAAGGTTCTCATCGCCTGGCTTCACTAGGTCTCTGAGGACACTGCCCAGCCCACTTCGGTCTGTGTGGCCTGCTGCCACAGATACATCTGCAAGGGTGCAGGCTGAGCACCACCCCTCGGCAGAGCCGGGGGTAGGGAACAGGGGAGAGTAGGCAGAgccagcgggggggggggggcaacaaagcaggcaggcagggagggagaaaagcAGTGTGACGTTGGGGGCAGAGGCTTTGACATGTGAAAGCCTGCTGTCGTTAGTAATGGGACTCTGAAAAACGGAGACAATTCCTAACTCATGGTGTTGGGAACATGTATACGCCTGCATGTGACACACAGAGCACATAGTAAACCCTCAAAGCATGTCAATGGATAGTGCTAACTTGGAAAAATCAGGAAGTGGGGGAAGAGTTGAAAGCAAGGGAtaaaatagaggggagagaaggtAGCAGACagattggagaggaaaggatagccatggaggtcagagaagagaacagggaTGAAGCCACAACAAATGAAAATGTATGGCTAGGTGCaggcatgcacacctgtaatcccagcacccggaaAGCTCAGGCAGGATTggtgagagtttgaggccagcctatgttacaaatcaagttccaggctagccaaggcaa encodes:
- the Kcnd1 gene encoding potassium voltage-gated channel subfamily D member 1, giving the protein MAAGVATWLPFARAAAVGWLPLAQQPLPPAPEVKASRGDEVLVVNVSGRRFETWKNTLDRYPDTLLGSSEKEFFYDAESGEYFFDRDPDMFRHVLNFYRTGRLHCPRQECIQAFDEELAFYGLVPELVGDCCLEEYRDRKKENAERLAEDEEAEQAGEGPALPAGSSLRQRLWRAFENPHTSTAALVFYYVTGFFIAVSVIANVVETIPCRGPARRPTREQPCGDRFPMAFFCMDTACVLIFTGEYLLRLFAAPSRCRFLRSVMSLIDVVAILPYYIGLFVPKNDDVSGAFVTLRVFRVFRIFKFSRHSQGLRILGYTLKSCASELGFLLFSLTMAIIIFATVMFYAEKGTSKTNFTSIPAAFWYTIVTMTTLGYGDMVPSTIAGKIFGSICSLSGVLVIALPVPVIVSNFSRIYHQNQRADKRRAQQKVRLARIRLAKSGTTNAFLQYKQNGGLEDSGSGEGQALCVRSRSAFEQQHHHLLHCLEKTTCHEFTDELTFSEALGAVSLGGRTSRSTSLSSQPMGSGSLLSACCPRRAKRRAIRLANSTASVSRGSMQELDTLAGLRRSPAPQSRSSLNAKPHDSLDLNCDSRDFVAAIISIPTPPANTPDESQPSSPGGGGGGGGGGGGGGRSTSTLRNSSLGTPCLLPETVKISSL